The following coding sequences lie in one Oryza brachyantha chromosome 10, ObraRS2, whole genome shotgun sequence genomic window:
- the LOC102710732 gene encoding uncharacterized protein LOC102710732 yields the protein MLGRAAALRWRGGGIGIGIDVRAALRSGGNLLFALFVAAVLAFTLLAAVHSPDDPLLHPSSHQLTAFLTSATSNSTFLADDSVLRTGEDFAGGSNSSDAALVAGEAGGVVAEAVPFIRLEDVATKEESAAGAAAERAVTVDTDASSDAGAAAAAGAAEENPIVEAVSCDTEAPVDCTGDKDLFNLLMRTAIEKFSDLHFYRFGRPVAVPGSPMECDLAWRFRPSEDTNGRTTYYKDYRRFTLTRDVDTCTLVVSNVGEYHSGTGAKRSGRRKGKKGKKGKREAPVTDFVPAKTQMRLDENAANADSTAASEPVLVIGEAVNDNLPVVESESDFSRGKYLIYMGGGERCKSMNHYVWGFLCALGEAQYLNRTLVMDLNVCLNSRYTATGKDENRDFRLYFDFEHLKQSASVIDQSQFWTDWGKWHKKDRLKNHYTEDIKVTPMQLRDVKDTLIMRKFGDVEPDNYWSRICEGETEAVIKRPWYLLWKSRRLMEIVSAISSRMDWDFDSVHVVRGEKAQNTQLWPNLDRDTSPDSLLATLNDKVGAGRHLYIATNEPDKSFFDPMKSKYRTHFLDDFKDLWDENSEWYTETKELSNGNAVEFDGYMRVAVDTEVFLRGKRKLETFNDLTHDCKNGVNTCPASS from the coding sequence atgctgggccgggcggcggcgctgcggtggcgcggcggcggcatcgggaTCGGGATCGACGTCCGCGCGGCGCTGCGGTCGGGGGGCAACCTCCTGTTCGCGCTCTTCGTGGCGGCCGTCCTGGCCTTCACGCTCCTCGCCGCGGTGCACAGCCCCGACGACCCGCTGCTCCACCCGTCGTCGCACCAGCTCACGGCGTTCCTCACCTCGGCCACCTCCAACTCCACCTTCCTCGCCGACGACTCCGTCCTCCGCACCGGGGAGGACTTCGCCGGCGGGTCCAACTCCTCCGATGCCGCCCTCGTCGCAGGGGAGGctggcggcgtcgtcgccgaggcCGTCCCGTTCATCAGGCTCGAGGACGTGGCGACCAAGGAGGAGtcggcggccggggcggcggcggagcgggccGTCACCGTTGACACCGACGCCAGCTCGgacgcgggcgccgccgcggcggccggggcggccGAGGAGAACCCCATCGTCGAGGCGGTTTCCTGCGACACGGAGGCGCCGGTGGACTGCACGGGGGATAAGGATCTCTTCAACCTGCTGATGCGCACGGCGATCGAGAAGTTCTCCGACCTCCACTTCTACCGCTTCGGCCGCCCCGTCGCCGTGCCCGGCAGCCCCATGGAGTGCGACCTCGCCTGGCGCTTCCGCCCTTCCGAGGACACCAACGGCCGCACCACCTACTACAAGGACTACCGCCGCTTCACGCTCACCCGCGACGTCGACACCTGCACCCTCGTCGTCAGCAATGTGGGCGAGTACCACTCGGGCACTGGCGCCAAGCGCAGTGGGCGCCGCAAGGGCAAGAAGGGGAAGAAGGGCAAGCGCGAGGCGCCGGTGACCGACTTTGTGCCGGCCAAGACACAGATGAGGCTCGATGAGAACGCAGCCAATGCAGACAGCACAGCTGCTTCTGAGCCGGTGCTGGTTATTGGTGAAGCTGTCAATGACAATTTACCGGTGGTTGAATCGGAGTCTGATTTCAGCCGTGGAAAGTACCTCATCTACATGGGTGGGGGCGAGAGATGCAAGAGCATGAACCACTATGTTTGGGGATTCTTGTGCGCGCTTGGTGAGGCACAGTACTTGAATCGGACGCTTGTTATGGACCTTAATGTCTGCCTCAATTCTAGGTATACCGCAACTGGCAAGGATGAGAATAGAGATTTTAGGCTCTACTTTGATTTTGAGCACTTGAAGCAATCGGCGTCGGTGATTGACCAGAGCCAGTTCTGGACAGATTGGGGGAAGTGGCACAAAAAGGATAGGTTGAAGAATCACTATACTGAAGACATCAAGGTAACTCCAATGCAGCTTCGTGACGTCAAAGACACACTGATCATGAGGAAGTTTGGGGATGTTGAGCCGGATAACTACTGGTCTCGCATTTGTGAGGGTGAAACGGAGGCTGTTATCAAGCGACCATGGTATTTATTGTGGAAGTCACGGCGACTGATGGAGATCGTGTCTGCCATTTCCTCCCGGATGGATTGGGACTTTGATTCAGTCCACGTTGTGAGAGGTGAGAAAGCTCAGAACACACAGTTGTGGCCAAATCTTGATAGAGATACCTCGCCGGATAGTCTCCTTGCGACACTTAATGATAAGGTTGGAGCTGGCCGGCATTTGTACATTGCAACCAATGAACCTGATAAATCATTCTTTGACCCAATGAAGAGTAAGTATCGGACACACTTCCTGGATGACTTCAAGGATTTATGGGATGAGAACAGTGAATGGTACACTGAAACAAAAGAGCTGAGCAATGGTAATGCTGTTGAATTCGATGGATACATGAGGGTTGCAGTTGACACTGAGGTGTTCCTTAGGGGGAAGAGGAAATTGGAGACATTCAATGATCTTACTCATGATTGCAAAAATGGTGTCAACACATGCCCTGCTTCCTCCTGA
- the LOC102711017 gene encoding ras-related protein RABC2a-like: protein MMGSPGAGSSGGGHECSFKILLIGDSAVGKSSLLVSFVAAAHLDDDIAPTIGVDFKIKFLTIGGKKLKLTIWDTAGQERFRTITSSYYRGAQGIILVYDVTKRESFTNLADVWTKEIESHSSNKDCIKMLVGNKIDKEDERTVTREEGLAFAEESGCLFLESSAKTRDNVEKCFEELALKIMDVPSLLEEGSSSVVKRNILKQKQENQAKQGGGCCQ from the exons ATGATGGGGTCGCCGGGGGccgggagcagcggcggcggccacgagTGCTCCTTCAAGATCCTCCTCATCGGGGACTCCGCCGTCGGCAAGAGCAGCCTCCTCGtcagcttcgtcgccgccgcccacctcgACGACGACATCGCCCCCACCATCG GAGTGGATTTTAAGATCAAGTTCCTTACGATTGGTGGAAAGAAACTGAAGCTGACAATATGGGATACTG CTGGCCAGGAGAGGTTTAGGACGATTACTAGTTCTTACTACAGAGGCGCTCAAGGCATTATTCTAG TATATGACGTCACGAAGAGAGAAAGCTTCACAAATTTGGCTGATGTATGGACTAAGGAAATAGAGTCCCACTCGTCAAACAAAGATTGCATAAAAATGCTTGTTGGAAACAAAATTGACAAG GAGGACGAAAGAACTGTCACAAGAGAAGAAGGGCTTGCCTTTGCAGAAGAATCTGGGTGCCTGTTTCTTGAGAGCAGTGCAAAAACACGAGATAATGTTGAGAAGTGTTTTGAAGAACTTGCGCTGAAG ATCATGGATGTCCCTAGCCTCTTAGAGGAAGGCTCTTCTTCAGTCGTCAAGAGGAACATTCTGAAACAGAAGCAAGAAAATCAGGCAAAGCAAGGTGGCGGATGCTGTCAATAG
- the LOC102706601 gene encoding protein fluG, giving the protein MDHKYAALRRAAEETAAVDAHAHNLVAAAACSAFPFLRCFSEADAPDALAFAPHTLSFKRSLRDIAALYNCEASLEKVEEFRRAEGLSSISSKCFKAANLSAILIDDGIQFDNMLELEAHKAFVPAVGRILRIEKLAETIINDESFSVSSWTLDSFTEIFVTKLKSASNKIVGLKSIAAYRSGLEIDPNVSRADAEDGLRKELSGQRPLRITNKNLIDYLFTCSLEIAVSYDLPMQIHTGFGDKDLDLRKCNPLHLRAVLEDARFSKCQIVLLHASYPFSKEASYLASVYSQVYLDFGLAIPKLSVQGMTSSLKELLELAPIKKVMFSTDGYAFPETYYLGARRARDVVYHVLSAACEDGDLSIQEATDAIEDIFRRNAMCLYKLNVANGSVGQITTVTDNSIFLSEQDVLFVRVVWNDASGQHRCRVVPAGRFYDIARKKGIGLTFASMGMTSFTDGPADGSNLTGVGEIRLVPDMSTLLRLPWSRREEMVMAEMQIRPGEAWEYCPRNTLRKVTKVLLDEFNVTMKAGFENEFYLRKKLVSGEKELWVPFDNSPYCSTTAFDGASSMLQEIYTSLKAADIVVEQLHAESGKGQFEIALKYVLCSLAADKLIYAREIIKSVARKHGLLATFLPKPDLNDIGSGSHVHLSLWENDQNVFMGSSEYNYYGMSRVGENFLAGVYHHLPSILAFTAPHPNSYNRIQPNTWSGAYQCWGKENREAPLRTACPPGIPLDLVSNFEIKAFDACANPHLGLAAIVAAGIDGLRKGLKLPEPTESNPADYASKLKRMPQDLTESVEALAADEILHDLIGDKLVTAVIAVRKAEIDHYAKNPAAFADLIHRY; this is encoded by the exons ATGGACCACAAGTACGCGGCgctgcggcgcgcggcggaggagacggcggcggtggacgcgCACGCGCACaacctcgtcgccgccgccgcctgctccgcGTTCCCCTTCCTCCGCTGCTTCTCCGAGGCCGACGCCCCCGACGCGCTCGCCTTCGCGCCCCACACCCTCTCCTTCAAG AGAAGCCTCAGGGACATCGCTGCGTTGTACAACTGTGAAGCTTCACTTGAGAAGGTGGAGGAGTTCAGGAGGGCTGAAGGGTTGTCGTCCATAAGCTCGAAATGCTTCAAGGCTGCCAACTTATCAGCGATTCTTATAGATGATGGTATACAATTTGACAATATGCTTGAACTGGAGGCACACAAGGCATTTGTTCCTGCAGTTGGCAGAATTCTAAGAATCGAAAAGCTGGCAGAAACAATTATTAATGAT GAATCATTCAGCGTATCAAGCTGGACACTTGACTCATTCACTGAAATTTTTGTTACTAAGCTGAAATC AGCTTCCAACAAAATTGTTGGGTTGAAAAGCATAGCTGCATATAGAAGTGGCTTAGAGATTGATCCAAATGTTAGCAGGGCAGATGCAGAGGATGGACTTCGTAAGGAGTTGTCAG GTCAGAGGCCTCTCCGgattacaaataaaaaccTGATTGACTATCTATTTACTTGCAGTCTTGAAATTGCTGTATCATATGACCTGCCAATGCAGATTCACACAGG CTTTGGAGATAAGGACCTAGACTTGCGAAAGTGCAACCCCCTCCATCTGCGTGCTGTTCTTGAGGATGCAAGATTCTCCAAGTGCCAAATTGTTCTTTTACATGCCTCTTATCCATTTTCAAAGGAAGCATCCTATCTTGCATCAGTGTACTCCCAG GTATACCTTGATTTTGGCCTGGCAATTCCAAAACTTAGTGTTCAGGGAATGACATCATCACTTAAAGAGCTTCTTGAGCTAGCTCCCATAAAGAAG GTCATGTTCAGCACAGATGGTTATGCTTTTCCAGAGACATACTACCTAG GTGCAAGGAGGGCACGCGATGTTGTTTACCATGTTCTGTCAGCTGCATGTGAAGATGGTGACCTTAGCATTCAAGAAGCTACTGACGCAATTGAGGACATATTTAGACGAAATGCAATGTGTCTATACAAGTTGAATGTTGCCAATGGATCAGTCGGTCAGATAACAACCGTCACTGACAACAGCATATTTCTATCTGAACAAGATGTGCTCTTTGTTCGAGTTGTCTGGAATGATGCTTCAGGTCAACATAGGTGCCGC GTTGTGCCAGCAGGAAGATTTTATGATATTGCAAGGAAGAAGGGTATTGGTCTGACTTTTGCATCAATGGGAATGACTTCATTTACTGATGGTCCAGCAGATGGATCAAACCTTACTGGTGTAGGAGAGATCAGGCTTGTACCGGATATGTCAACATTATTGAGGCTTCCATG GTCAAGGCGTGAGGAAATGGTGATGGCTGAAATGCAAATAAGGCCTGGGGAAGCCTGGGAGTACTGTCCCAGAAATACCTTGAGAAAAGTCACAAAAGTTCTGCTAGATGAGTTTAATGTG ACAATGAAGGCAGGTTTTGAGAATGAATTTTACCTACGCAAAAAATTAGTAAG TGGTGAAAAGGAGCTGTGGGTCCCATTTGACAATAGTCCCTACTGCTCAACTACAGCATTTGATGGTGCATCATCTATGTTGCAAGAAATATATACTTCTCTTAAAGCTGCAGATATTGTGGTTGAGCAG CTGCATGCTGAATCTGGAAAAGGGCAGTTTGAGATAGCCCTGAAGTATGTGTTGTGCAGTCTTGCTGCTGACAAACTGATATATGCCCGTGAGATTATTAAATCAGTTGCTCGAAAGCACGGGCTACTTGCGACTTTTCTTCCAAA ACCCGACTTGAATGATATAGGATCCGGTTCTCATGTGCATCTGAGTTTATGGGAGAATGATCAGAATGTTTTCATGGGGTCAAGTGAATATAATTACTATGGAATGTCAAGAGTTGGAGAAAATTTCCTTGCTGGAGTATATCATCATCTTCCATCAATCTTGGCGTTTACTGCTCCTCACCCAAACAG CTACAACCGAATTCAGCCAAATACATGGAGCGGAGCATACCAGTGCTGGGGGAAGGAGAACAGGGAGGCTCCACTGAGAACTGCATGCCCACCTGGGATACCTCTTGATCTCGTCAGCAACTTCGAAATTAAAGCCTTCGATGCGTGCGCAAATCCGCACTTGGGCCTTGCTGCTATAGTTGCTGCTGGGATTGATGGACTCAGAAAAGGCCTTAAGTTGCCTGAACCAACTG AATCGAATCCTGCAGATTATGCCTCCAAACTCAAAAGGATGCCGCAGGACTTGACAGAATCTGTGGAAGCACTAGCTGCAGACGAAATCTTGCATGACTTAATCGGTGATAAACTTGTTACTGCCGTCATAGCAGTACGAAAG GCTGAAATCGATCACTACGCGAAGAACCCTGCAGCATTCGCCGATCTCATTCACCGTTACTAG
- the LOC102711295 gene encoding E3 ubiquitin-protein ligase RZFP34-like — protein MELNSEQHGCAHYTRGCKIRAPCCGEVFDCRHCHNDAKNSLEIDLSDRHEIPRHEIKKVICSLCNKEQDVQQYCSGCGACMGKYFCGKCNFFDDDVSKNQYHCDGCGICRTGGADKFFHCDKCGCCYSNVLRDSHHCVEGAMHHNCPVCFEYLFDSTKDISVLHCGHTIHLDCLNEMRAHHHFACPVCSRSACDMSDAWKKLDEEVAATPMPEFYQKKMVWILCNDCGATSSVSYHVLAHKCPGCSSYNTRETRGGPAAARSRV, from the exons ATGGAGCTGAATTCTGAGCAGCACGG CTGCGCGCATTACACGAGGGGATGCAAGATCAGGGCGCCCTGCTGCGGCGAGGTGTTCGACTGCAGGCATTGCCACAACGACGCCAAG AATTCGCTCGAGATCGATCTCAGCGACCGGCACGAGATTCCCCGCCACGAAATCAAGAAG GTTATCTGCTCTCTCTGCAACAAAGAACAGGAT GTACAACAGTACTGCTCTGGCTGTGGGGCATGCATGGGAAAGTATTTCTGTGGAAAATGCAACTTCTTTGATGATGAT GTCTCAAAGAACCAGTATCACTGTGATGGATGCGGCATATGCAG AACTGGTGGTGCAGATAAGTTCTTTCACTGCGACAAATGCG GTTGTTGCTACAGCAATGTGCTGAGGGATTCTCATCACTGTGTAGAAGGAGCAATGCATCACAACTGCCCTGTCTGCTTCGAG TACCTATTTGACTCGACGAAGGACATAAGCGTGTTACATTGTGGGCACACGATTCATCTGGATTGTCTGAACGAGATGAGAGCGCATCACCA CTTCGCGTGCCCGGTGTGCTCACGGTCCGCCTGCGACATGTCGGACGCGTGGAAGAAGCTCGACGAGGAGGTCGCGGCGACGCCGATGCCGGAGTTCTACCAGAAGAAGATG GTGTGGATCCTCTGCAACGACTGCGGCGCGACGTCGAGCGTGAGCTACCACGTCCTGGCGCACAAGTGCCCCGGCTGCAGCTCCTACAACACCAGGGAGACGAGAGGCGGCCCTGCAGCCGCGCGCTCCAGGGTTTGA